The genomic stretch TATCCTGCACCTCCTCATGGCAAGCAGCATCACTCTGGGATATTAAACCAATAGCATGTTTTCTCTGGTGGTATTTGAAAAATCTACAGAGGAAGTGATCACATAAAACTCCAAAAGTCAAGGAAAAAGTGAGGCAAGGAGCGAGGAATTCATCTGCAGTGGCAACAGGAAGAGCAATTTGGCAGGGAGATTTTCTGGCACTGCAAAGTTAGCATGATCACATAAATGAACATATTCGCTGGAACATTTATTGAGATTTTAGTAGAAGGGGTTTACCTTTCCGTATCTGTAGAGCAGGCTTTCTACAGTGGAGCCGAACAAGGCCACGTTCTGCTCCAACATCTTAGCGCTCTCCTGCATGAGACAGACGGAAGTCATCATTTACTCTAATGTGAAACATTGCTTTCCCTTGATTAGTAAGTGAAACCGttaaactctgacacacagcGAGTTTGTCTGTTCCAAGTCGAACAAGTCGATTCCATAATGTGCTAGGAGCGATGAGAAAATTCGCATCAAGGAAATCAGCATTTGATTAATTCCCCTGTTTGAGCTTCAGGAGCACTAATCTGTGTAGTCTATACATTAACAACATATACAGAACATTCACCTGATTGTGCACTATTTTGGAGGTCCTAGAAGGTATTTTACACAACTTTGCTCATTTTAACCCCTACAGTATAATATGTTAAATactaatttgttattatttctatattaaaaGCTCATTCACAGAGATCTGTACAAATGACACTTCGCATGATCTGAGgctaataaaaaaatgctgttattTAACTAAGAAAACTGTCTAATCACTGATTTGGTGATGCTTTCTATTAGGAGAAGGCAGGTTAACATTTAGCTAAGGAGTTCCCATTTCAGTGATTTATCTACAGGGTTTCCACCACAGGAAAGTTTTAAGCACAGAAAACTTTCCTTTTCAAAGCAATATAAAAAGCTCGAGAGCATGAAGACAGAGTGCTGAGGGGAGaatatatagtttataaaaCTTTAAAGAAGACAATTAAAGAATGATGTGTCCTTCTTTAATACATGAAAATGTAATCACTTGCCAACTGTAGtgataacagtaataatagcCATTCGGTAAAAATAACATCAAGGTGTTAACATCACAGTGCTGCATTTCCATACACGCGTGTGGAAGAATGAGAAGATTTAAGATAAGCTTGCATGGGTAAGATACCAAATTTAGATACCGTCAAACTGGGGTGAACCACTCCATCCTTTCCCGTCAGGCCAAAGTCCACTGTCCTCCCCAGAGAGTCCTTGAGCTTCTTGGACAAAATCTCAACCACCACGCTGACATTCCCCTTTTTCATCTGCCTAAAAAAGACAGCCAAACACAAACAGTTTACCTTGCGGCATTCTTTAACTGTGACGAGgtacagaaatatttatagtttatacaCACTTGATTTTTTCTGTTAAGATTTTGCCTGCATACTGCATTCCGGTGAGAGCAATGTACATCCTCAGGATCTCATTGGTTCCCTACAAGCAGACAGGAAGAAAACGTTCATATCGAGCCTCATGTGCCCTCTAGTGCTCATCACATGAAAATTTCATAGTTTATAGTGTCTAAGCACAACCAATTCATTccatttttatacaaaagtatagaaacaaacaaaaacaaaaacaaacaaaaaagattcaTATTAAGTTACtgtatatctctaacatctatcacTTGTATATCTCAAGTCTGAGGCAatggtggcaaagaaaaactccctgacatgatatgaggaagaaaccttgagaggaagcagattcatttgggtgacagtaaataatacaaatgtaaataatgtccttcttGCAACAGTTTGTAGTGAACTAACatagttcaccacagacccaacactaattccttcctgccgaagtcttcaaatgatcgctgATAAAGACACGATCATAAAGCTGTCAAAACCAAAATCTAGTTTACAACCCAGATAAATTACTGCGGAAGAATTCTTTAACGCTTCGTGAATTACACAATGTCTAATATTGGGGCTTCTGTGGAAGTGGACCAATGTGTATAATACGATCTTTGTTTAAAGATACCTCGAAGATCTGCAGAATTCGACAGTCCCTGAGGTAGCGCTCAAAGGGGTAGTTCTTGGTATATCCAACTCCTCCCAAAACTTGTAATgcctcgctcacacacacccaagcACCCTCGGAGCTGAAGacctgcagaaacacacacaaatatgaaaTCCATCTTAATTCGTATTTATGTCCAGTGGTTCGATTACATCCTGTTGCCTTATGGTTACAAACCCACAATccttattttatacatattaatTGTAAAGGGGTTAAAAACAGgctttgattaaataaaaagctgttACTTGCTCACAACCCATTTTCTGAAGGGTGTTTTTGTGGTATATGTTCATGTAATGTCATTTTTCACAATAACTTTACTGTTTAACATAAACAGAGTTCTTTAAATTTATGTtgttttgattaatttatttgttcCTTATTTTTGACTATTGCTATCATAATGCATGTAAAAGAGGGTTAAAGTCAATTCCTGCTCACTATCAGATTCTTACTTCCAGCTCGTCTCACTTTAAAGGAACAGTGCAGAATGTTCTTCAACCAACAGCATCTGAAGTGTACATATTACTACTACAGACAATAATGTTTGCACCTGTTCATGtataaggaaaagaaaaaagcctgTAAATCatataatggaaataaaaatgaaaaaacctTAAACCTGTAGAATTCATGCTTCATGGCAGCGTAGTCAAGCCTAATCGGTTTCTGACTATTCCTTCTCATTTCAagttatatttacataaatctAAGATAAACTTTACTGAACCTGAAGAAAACACAATGATACCTTCTGGATTTTGTGAGTTTGGATTTTTTTGATTGTTGCGCTTGAAAATCCTTGATTTTGTTTAAGCTTCTTTCAAAATTTGAAAACTACTTGATTTAAACTACAAGCGGTGAAGACACACACGTAATATTTTTTTACGACAGTACTCTGGCTGAATGTATTCTGCAATGAGATCTTGGCCCAAATCTGCGataattattaaaacatatGTGAATATCTGACTATGatggattttatttgattttgcgTCAAATTTCTGTGATGGTAAAAACATGAAATCCTGGAAATGATATCTCTGTGGTAATCATATATGCTGTGATGCTGCAGTATTCCTTTTAATAACTAAGGAGAGCCAAGAGTCTGAAAGAGACACTGCAAAAGTCTGAATCTGTGCTGAATCGACAGGGACAGAGAGCAAAATATTCAGCCTTCCCACACAAGATCAAGGCTAATTTCACTCATGGACTAAACTCCTGCCCCGAAAGCCTGCAAGCATCAACCTTAGCCAGTTCTGCCACTCTGAACACTAACTTCACTTCTAATCAGATAACTAACAACAGATAAGAAGGAACCAAAAATGCAGACATTTGGGTTGTCAAAATGTGGCCAAACATCTTTACCTTCACCATGGCTGCCTCTACAGAGCAGTCAGGAACTCCAGGCCGGTCCATCAAGCCAGCAGTCAGATATGCCATGCTCTCCATCACAAACACATTCTGGGCCATGATGGCAAACTTCTCCTGTagaacagacaaaaacaattcaatttattaACAACAACCATCTTGTACCCAGTATCCTACAGAACTGACAATAATCATACCTGAATCATCCCAAATTCAGCAAGATTCTTGGTGAACTGTTTCCTTGTGCCTGCATATTCTGCCGTCATCTCTGTAAGACAAAGCGATGCTTATTTGGCTTGATCCAGTCTGTTCAACGAGTCAACACTTAATCCGATTTAACATCCTTTTACCAATCAGCTTCTTGATCATTCCTGCACTTGCACTTCCCATGCTGAACCTCCCACTGTTCAGGATGTTCATAGCGATCTGtggagacacaaacacaggataGAGTAACATGTTAAAGTCCACACAGTGACATAATAAACAAGGCAacacaatttgttttaaatactgaGAAATGCAACTCAATATGCTGATGTGTAATCACCTTGAATCCACCACCAACTTCTCCAATCACATTCTCTATGGGCACTTTGGTGTTTTCAAATGCTACTtcacatgctaaaaaaaaagacacaatcaAAGTAATCGTTAACTAAAACATTGTACCAGTAACGGATAGGAGCATATATATCTAGCATATATTAATTTAAGGACAATCATACATCATAAAGGATGTGAACTCACTGTTAGAGCCTCTGATTCCCAGCTTGTCCTCCGGTTTGCCACTGGTCACCCCACCAAACGCTCTCTCCACAATGAAGGCTGTtatcttgtctttcttttgccCGTCCTTGTCCAACACCTCTGTTCTTGCAAAAACTGTCATGATGTCTGCCATCCCACCATTGGAGATCCAGATCTAAAAGTGATGCAGacaaaaaatcaaaacacacacaattttccttTTGGTCTAAAATCAGTCCAAGTTCATCAGCCGAGGCATGTTTGTCTTCTTTAGTTCTACGTGTATCTTAGAAAATAATGCAGTTATTAATGCAGTTATGGAAGTCTAGCTCAGCTAAAACAGTATCCATAAAATGTGCAGCTGACATTTCTTTAACAGTAAACCATTTAACATAGGatatatttctgtcatttatacagttatacaAATCCTCACCTTCCTAAAGAATGAAGACAGAACAGTTTCTAAAAATtatgaatttaataaaaatcGGGCCTCTGATCAAAAAATATAGACTCTGTAGTTTAACAATGTCACTTGAAGCAAGTAAGTAAAGATTTTGCCATGTATTTACTCAGAAAACAAAGTAGTAAAATACATCTTGGTCACTGACTATATTTGGGCTAGTCTCAGTCTCTATATTTGGCTGAACGTCTGATACATACGGCACACAAAATTGGAAAAACTTCAGGAGGTTTTGTCGTTGTTGATTGGTTGGCGTCTACATGATTTCCAGAAGTCATGTTTTTTAACAATCCGTCTGGAAGCAAAAGCGTTGTGACGCTCTATGTCCCATGTGAAGAAAGGATCAAAATTATGTGGACTTCATGATACAGACTCTTTAATTTGCACAGCTGGTCGCAGGCTGATCGGTTTTTCTAAGGACATCGACTTTACATTTTCACGCCCCTAATCATGACGCTGAACAAAACCCACTATAATTGGTTGCTTTACATGTCAGTCAGACAGTATCTTGAGCAGTCCGTGAGCagaaaaactaaaaatgtttatataatgtgAATAATTATGGAATATGTAATGTGTAGCGATTTACAGTAAGTAGACCACATTGTTACAGATCAATTTTCTAGGACTTTTAGAATGGTATCATTTGAAAAAGCCTTGACTTATTGagcttacacactcattacatGTCCAGTTATTTCTCACAGTCTGACTAATTCATTTAACACTGAAAGTCTAAATTCTATTAgtcaaaataaatttaaaaatgcttttaaatttGACAGTTTACAAGTGAACTCAAAAATACTCATACTAGTCAAATTTAAATGATGTTTGCAGACAAAGTGTCTTAAAGTGGCTTGCACTCCCACTTATTACTGATAACAGCACCTTTGAGCCATTAAGCAGGAAATGTTTTCCATCTTCTGTCAGCGTAGCACGCGTCTGAATAGAGGCGGCATCACTTCCACTAAAACAAAGAAGACATTATAACACTTGTTTTCTATGGGAAAACACCATGGAAAGTTTTCAAAGTCCAATCTAGCAGTACTGGCATCAGACCTGCCGGGCTCAGTCAGACAGAACGCTGCTACATGCTCTCCTGAAGCCAGTCGGGGCAAGTATTTGGTCTTCTGCTCCTCAGTTCCAGCCAACAAGATTCCCTGAAACAACAAAGCATACAacatttcacttatttattaatCCTTTCTGATTAATAATCTGATCAATGAGCAGTgtatcaagtcaagaagcttttattgtcaagtcaagaagcttttattgtcatttcaaccatatatcgcggtctcatttctctgtgtacctcaacagctatatatggttgaaatgacaataaaagcttcttgacttgacattaaaagcttcttgacttgatacACTGCTTCGATTCACCAAAACCCAGGTTAGCCAGGATATCCTTTATAATCTCATTCCTTATCACGCACGAGCctttaaatgcaataaaaaaaaaacaacagctgaaATCACACTATGAATCTGAACAGTGGCAGAGACTCAATGTATTCATCAACTGTCCAGTAAAATTACTCTTTATAACAACACCCAGGGATGACAGCTATAGCTAATGTAAATTAATCCATTGTTTTGAAGATTTCTTTTATAGAACAAAAAATGAAACCCTAATCTAAACTATCTGTAGGGTCAGTGTATGTAGAGAAAAAGAGTGTCTAAAATGAATTAACATATGTATATGGCACACATTAGGAGAGGGACAGGGATTATGAAGTGGATAATGTCTGTACATCTGAAATGTGTATGTACAATAGACTTTTTTCCTATGTAAATGCTGAGTAAAGAAGAATATCTTTTTCTAGTTTTGCAATTTATTTGGGCTATAAATTCGACTGGAAAAAAGACCTGCCATAATCCTGCTCTAAATGACCAGTGAGACTGCATGCTGGATGATTAGGTTGTCAGCTATTAACTATTAATTACAAGGTTACTTCACTAGAAAGGAGCTGCAGCTGGGTTTGAgcatatataatgtttttcaaGGTGCTCagcaaattaataataaagtatgaTAAATTAGCTAATACTGAGATATTCTTGTGGCCTTATATTATATTCAAGTGTTAGGCAGCAGACAAGGTATGGCAGCTTACCAAAatgcgtgtgtcagtgtgttcatCTGAAAACCAACACTCACCTTTAAGCCAATGGCCTGATGTGCTGCAAGTGTGACAGCAATGGCTCCATCAAGGGATGTGATCTCCCCCAACCGAGCGTACATGGTATTGGAGAGACCAAGGCCACctgtacagagacacacaatgTTTAGCGCTCAACACCTTCAGTGTAATTCAATGTCAAAACAACACACATGGGTCTTTTGTTAAGTCTGTAGAGGTCTGCTTGGTCTCACCGTACTCCTCAGGCACCTGGATTCCAAACAGCCCCAGTGCTTTGAGCCCATCCAAGGTTTCAGGTGGGATTTTTGCCTCCTCATCAATCTTCTTAGAATCCACTTGAGAGAGATGTTCCATATTACACATGGTTTAACTTGTTCAGTTCACATTTATAGGCTTTGAATCAGCACAGATTGTCACTCACCATCCTCGCTGAAAAACCTCTCCACTGGAGCAACAAATTGTTTAATCTCTTCTAATTCTTCATTACTGATTTCTGGATAAGGAAAGACTTCATTCTAAAGAATAGATTAGAATAAACATCTCAGATAAAGTGGCACTTACATTTCCAGCATCTAGCAGATgccctcatccagagcgacttacatttttatctcattttatacaaccagGGGTTAAAGGGCCtggttcaggggcccagcagtggcagcctggtggatgagatacaaactcacaaccttctgattggcggctcaacaccttaaccactaggctataaATCTCCAAGTTTACAGGcattaagataagatataccattattcgtcccacaatggggaaatttctttgttacagcagcaaagagagataaatgcaaatatataaaagaatagagacataatatacagtatatacacaacaaaatgtataaaaagagacCACAAGTAGTAGTTACAtgaacagacatattgcacacaggtaatattgcacgtttTCCAAAaattctgttattgcacatgttgtttagaatactttgttattgttatttgttattgttatacTTTGTTTGAAACAGCACCAAAACTTTTCATTAAATAGTCTATCACCTGTGAAGTTACTAGGTAGTGTCACAACAACCTACTTGGACAATCTGAGACAATCTAAGACCAGACATCATTCATTTACAAGAGTTAATGCAGAAAATAGATAGACAAATAGATGATATGGTTCATTATACAACACCAACAAAGTCTCAGTGGCAGAAGAAGGACTGAATATTTTAGCTCAGTGACCCAATAAAGCAGATATATGAAgccctgtgtgttgtgtacgtgTATTTTCTCACCCACCTTGTTTACCTTCCCTAAGAACAGATCTTTTCCGTACACTAAACTCCTTGAAGTCGTCTGGACGCCGCGCTGTGACACGTTAAAGCCAAAGCTCAGCTCTTTACCGGCTCGACCGCAGAGGAAAGTCTTTCCCAGTTTAGCTGTTTTTGACAAAGCAATGATTCTGTTCAGGTTCATGGTTCTGTACATAACTTTCCCGATACACTGACCGTAAAACCTTTAACCTATATTTGTCGCACAGAGATGACGATTTAATAATATGGCGTCTCGGTACATTGTAGTGTTGTCGCTAGAGGGCAGCGTTTGTTTATTCGTGATCTCAGTCACTAAAACGCTCGTGGGCGGTTTatcctttatctttt from Tachysurus fulvidraco isolate hzauxx_2018 chromosome 2, HZAU_PFXX_2.0, whole genome shotgun sequence encodes the following:
- the acad9 gene encoding complex I assembly factor ACAD9, mitochondrial — translated: MYRTMNLNRIIALSKTAKLGKTFLCGRAGKELSFGFNVSQRGVQTTSRSLVYGKDLFLGKVNKNEVFPYPEISNEELEEIKQFVAPVERFFSEDVDSKKIDEEAKIPPETLDGLKALGLFGIQVPEEYGGLGLSNTMYARLGEITSLDGAIAVTLAAHQAIGLKGILLAGTEEQKTKYLPRLASGEHVAAFCLTEPGSGSDAASIQTRATLTEDGKHFLLNGSKIWISNGGMADIMTVFARTEVLDKDGQKKDKITAFIVERAFGGVTSGKPEDKLGIRGSNTCEVAFENTKVPIENVIGEVGGGFKIAMNILNSGRFSMGSASAGMIKKLIEMTAEYAGTRKQFTKNLAEFGMIQEKFAIMAQNVFVMESMAYLTAGLMDRPGVPDCSVEAAMVKVFSSEGAWVCVSEALQVLGGVGYTKNYPFERYLRDCRILQIFEGTNEILRMYIALTGMQYAGKILTEKIKQMKKGNVSVVVEILSKKLKDSLGRTVDFGLTGKDGVVHPSLTESAKMLEQNVALFGSTVESLLYRYGKTIVDEQLVLKRVADTLINLYAMTAVLSRASRSISIGLRNHEHEVLLANTFCKDAYFKNNYWMTQLQRNSPENNDANIKKIAQEVLKKRAYVCSHPLERTY